One segment of Thermococcus sp. DNA contains the following:
- a CDS encoding radical SAM protein codes for MIVAIVDGYTDEPAGLGVPPYLGIYPRYAYGAVKKARRDATVFYLTIDDLRATFEGEQWISTKNKTPNFSRAREVLQKANLIVYIGGLHTPGKYLSAVPSQIEEVARFLRPFQGVKILGGPAFMGSAHAGGMRITSRELLLAQSVFDYIVYGDLEAFLFDYLTNPRDADPFRFRAYTELHDYAIIGAEIVKQFPDYPDFIIVEVETQRGCPKAMGIGGCSFCTEPVRYRNIEDRPIEDVVAEVEALYTLGVRHFRVGRQSCIFSYMAKPDGRVPIPNPEALEKLFQGIRSVAPGLKVLHVDNANPAVIANYPKESVRIAKTLIEYGTAGNVVAFGLESADPKVAKLNNLNATAEEVYEAVRILNEVGTKRGPNGMPWLLPGINVIFGLPGERKRSYELTFQFFKRLLDDGLMVRRINIRQVVVFPGTPLWHMRDKVKTEKHKKLIQHYKYKIRHEIDLPMLRRVVPVGTILRDVRAEVIENGLTYGRQIGSYPLIVGMPKELNVNRFYDVLIVGHGYRSITGVPIPININQEDPKVLQYLPGIGKKRVARVLAMRPFKDKKEIARVLGEGIKSIENLIAL; via the coding sequence ATGATAGTGGCCATTGTGGATGGTTATACCGACGAGCCGGCAGGTTTGGGGGTTCCACCGTATCTGGGGATATACCCGCGTTATGCGTATGGCGCCGTAAAAAAGGCTCGAAGAGACGCCACGGTCTTTTATCTGACAATAGATGACCTTCGGGCAACCTTCGAGGGCGAACAGTGGATATCCACCAAAAACAAGACCCCGAACTTCTCCAGAGCGCGGGAAGTCCTCCAAAAAGCTAACCTCATCGTTTACATCGGCGGCCTACATACCCCTGGCAAATATTTATCGGCGGTTCCCTCTCAGATTGAGGAGGTAGCGAGGTTCCTCCGGCCGTTTCAAGGGGTTAAAATCCTGGGCGGCCCGGCGTTCATGGGCTCCGCCCACGCCGGCGGGATGAGGATAACTTCCCGCGAGCTTCTCCTTGCCCAGTCCGTCTTTGATTACATAGTCTACGGTGATCTCGAGGCGTTTCTCTTCGACTACCTGACCAATCCAAGGGATGCGGACCCCTTCCGCTTCAGAGCATATACCGAATTACACGATTATGCAATTATTGGGGCTGAGATCGTCAAACAGTTTCCAGACTACCCCGACTTCATCATCGTTGAGGTCGAAACCCAGCGGGGCTGCCCAAAGGCAATGGGTATAGGTGGCTGCTCCTTCTGCACCGAGCCTGTGCGCTACAGAAACATTGAGGACAGGCCTATTGAGGACGTTGTTGCGGAGGTCGAGGCCCTTTACACACTTGGGGTGAGACACTTCCGGGTCGGGAGGCAGAGCTGTATCTTCTCGTATATGGCCAAACCGGACGGAAGGGTCCCGATACCTAATCCCGAGGCTCTGGAGAAGCTTTTCCAGGGTATTCGCTCCGTCGCGCCCGGGCTTAAGGTCCTCCACGTGGACAACGCAAACCCCGCCGTCATAGCCAACTACCCCAAGGAGAGTGTTAGGATAGCCAAGACTCTGATAGAGTACGGAACCGCTGGAAACGTCGTTGCCTTCGGCCTCGAGAGCGCCGACCCGAAGGTGGCGAAGCTCAACAACCTGAACGCCACCGCCGAGGAGGTCTACGAGGCGGTGAGGATACTCAACGAAGTGGGGACAAAGAGAGGACCCAACGGCATGCCGTGGCTACTGCCCGGGATAAACGTGATTTTTGGCCTTCCCGGGGAGAGAAAGAGGAGCTACGAGCTCACGTTCCAGTTTTTCAAGAGGCTCCTGGACGACGGGCTGATGGTTCGCAGGATAAACATCCGTCAGGTCGTTGTGTTCCCGGGAACCCCCCTGTGGCACATGAGGGACAAAGTGAAAACCGAAAAGCACAAGAAGCTCATCCAGCACTACAAATACAAGATAAGGCACGAGATAGACCTCCCGATGCTCAGGCGTGTTGTTCCCGTGGGAACCATCCTCCGCGATGTCCGTGCGGAAGTCATTGAGAACGGTCTCACTTACGGAAGGCAGATTGGGAGCTACCCACTGATAGTTGGCATGCCCAAAGAACTTAACGTAAACCGGTTTTATGACGTCCTGATAGTGGGTCATGGGTACAGGAGCATAACAGGTGTGCCCATCCCCATAAACATAAACCAGGAGGATCCAAAGGTCCTCCAATATCTCCCCGGGATTGGGAAGAAAAGGGTCGCCAGGGTACTTGCGATGAGGCCGTTTAAGGATAAAAAGGAGATAGCCCGGGTTTTGGGTGAGGGGATAAAATCCATCGAGAACCTCATTGCTCTCTAG